Genomic segment of Mastomys coucha isolate ucsf_1 unplaced genomic scaffold, UCSF_Mcou_1 pScaffold5, whole genome shotgun sequence:
tgctccccttcccttctcccctgtctccatggCCGGTCtttgcttctctactctctccttctctttgcctttctctgcctctgctaccctcttaactcatCCCCATGCcctaagtaaactctattctatactttaaaaaatatcaaactaGCTGGATGTGGTTGATAAAAGTATTTGACCAGGTGTAATTGTACctgcctttatttaaaaaaaaaaaaaaattattttgccaggcagtggtggcactcgtctttaatcccagcacttggaggcagacacaggcagatttctgaatttgaggccagcctggtctacagagtgagttccaggacagccaaggctacacagagaaaccctgtcttgaaaaacaaaaaaataaataaataaaaatctattttatttgtatgactacactattgctctcttcagacacaccagaagacccactacagatggtcgtgagccaccatgtggttgctgggaattgaactcaggacctctgggagaacagctggtgctcttaacctctaagccatctctccagcccctgtatgtatctttaatccctgcactctggaggctgaaacaGGCCGATCTctaaggagttcaaagccagccaacTCCATATCATAATACCCTATctcaaggatttttttaaaactatctgCATGTTTGGAAGGTGGGAATTAAGGCTTCTTTTTAGAAATACCTAGAAAAGACTGAAGGGACGGCTCAaccagctcacaacttcctgtaattccagtttcaggggatccagcaccctcttcttaCCTCCATGGGTACACATATCAGACACATTCACTTTAAAAAGTTGATGGTGGTGTTGCACGattgtaatctcaacacttgaaaGGCAGGTGGAGGAGCGAACCATCAGAAGGAATTCAGGGACCCCAGTAGGGGAGCTGGCTGAAGGGCTGGCAGAgtggagggggattgcaaccccatagaaagaacatcATCTGCTGGCCTGACCATctagtgctcccagggactagaccactaaccaaggaatgtacctggagggatccatggctccagatacatatgtagcagaggatggccttgcctgacatcaatgagaggggaggcccttggtcgtGTGGAGGTTTGCTGcctcagcataggggaatgctggagtgcttggagagggtgggtgggtgggggagcaccctcatagaggcaaaggggcgGGAGGAGAGGGCAGACGTGAGATGGGtggatttgtggaggggtaactgggaagtggaatataatttgagatgtaaacgaatggagtgattaatttaaaaaaaaaaaaaaaaaaaaaaggcagttggATCTTtataagtttgagaccagcctggcctaaatAGTAAATTTCAAGACAGCAAGGGCTTATACAGTGAGACTCAGTAtctctgtctctaaataaataaataagtcttccTTTGTTTCCAGGGTCTGGTCTTGAACCAGAGCCTCACATGTTAGGTTAGCTGTACCTGAGCTGTATCCCTAGGCCAAAGACTGTATTGGTGACTGAAGCTCAAGTGAAGATGtatggtgacttttttttttttttttttttttttttttttttttttttttggtcctttgAAATATGAGAAGACCAGGCTAAAAGTTGCTTGTTCTCTCTAGTGACCCTGGGTCTTACTCCCACTTATGGAAAGAAAAGATGGAGGGGGCACCCGGATTTGAACCGGGGACCTCTTGATCTGCAGTCaaatgctctacccctgagctatacccCCTCACCTTGCTACAGTCCTCTTCCTTGTCCACTTATGGTGAGTCACTGTGAACTGGTTCCTCCCACACAAATGCCCTGAGGAGCTCTGTGTTCTCAAGCCTCACCTTTGTATACACTGTCTGCTTTGGCTTTTCTGTTGGTCACCAAGAAACAGGGTGGGGATGTAAGAGCATGACAACTGGTTCAAAAGGAAGTTGACATCATGGAAGTTGACATCATGAACAGAGAATTCTGTAATTTGGGCTAATATGTACCCTGGAAGGTGATCTTGTATCCCCTGCCCTCCAATGAATTGTTGGGAAAGGAGATGGATGgtgtctccttttttctttttctttttctttttcttttcgagacagggtttctctgtgtagccctggctgtcctggaactcactctgtagacgaggctggcctcgaactcagagatccacctgcctctacctcccaagtgctgggattaaaggcgtgcaccaccaccgcccggctgtttatttttcttttttatttgtttttgtttggggctttttttgttgtttggttttggaccaAAAATTGAACTTAAGGCCTCAAACATGCCGGctaagctttctttttcttttttctaagatttatttattataaataagtacactgtagctgtcttcagacacaccagaagagggcatcagagctcatTACAGGCGATTGGTtgttggatttgaactcaggaccttcgagagagcagtcagtggtcttacccattgagctatctcaccagcacCCCTGCCCCCAGCTAAGCTTtcttatcaccaccaccaccacctagctatAATTCTGTGTTTCTTGACTTTTAGACAGTGACTCCCTGTGCAGCCCAATCTAGCCATGAacatgcaatcctcctgcctcaacctcagCGAGCTGGAATTATAGACCCAAATCACGAGACACACTTAaaatgtcagttttttttttttataggggATGACATTACATCAGAGATATCATATTCTTTTTAAGATGTGATAGTCTCTCTACAGTCCTTGCTGACTTGGAATTCACCgtaaagcccaggctggcttcacgcTGTTGGAGGTCTTCCTGTTTCTACCCCCTTGGTACGGGATTACAAGTATATGTCATCATATCCCACAAGGGCCCCACTGCCTACGCCtgctgtatttttgtttgtttgtttgtttgtttgttgagacagggtttctctgtatagccctggctgtcctggaactcactctgtagaccaggccagtctcgaactcagaaatccacctgcctctgcctcccaagtgctgagattaaaggcgtgtgccaccatcaccctgcctgtatttttgtttttacttggttttattttctttttgtctgttttaaattatattttaattgggtTTGAGTATGTACACAGGCATATACAGAGTATATGTGGAAATCAGAAGGCAACTTATAGTAGTCAGTACTCTCctaccctgtgggtcctgggaatatAACTCAAATTGTCATACAGTTCCCTCCCCTGTTCTTGATGTAAACGGTGGCCATCTTCTGATCTAGGAGCTTACCGGTGCTTGGGAAAGTGCTTGGTTGAGAGCTGAGCTTGCACTATCGAGTGCTAGCTAACAAGGGAGCTCATTGGCAAAATCCTGGAAACAGAAGCTGCCttcattctcccttcccctcctcccccccttccGCAGAGATGCAGAGAAACTAActtgttccctcctcccactctaGGAAAGAACTAGCACACCGGAGACACAAatgcaatgtttaaaaaaatggaatatcATTGACAGTTCATCTTAACATCTGTCTTGAAGGTACAGGTCAAGGCCTGTGACACGATGTCTTCAGAAAATGGGAAATGGTGTTACTTCTCCAAACACCGATGTGTGCTGGCGGAGGGCTGGAGTGTTCCGGCGGTAACCGAATCGACCGTTTAAGCCCGTAGTGATGGCCTTCGGGTTGGCATTGTAGTAGTCATGACCACTCACCTGCTGGGGGGAATGCCcttggggaagaggagaagggctGAACCTACCGGCAGCAGCATCCTCTTACCTTCCCCTATTTAAACCCAGTGAAACAGTGTATCTCCCATCACCACAGCAGGACTCTGAGCCCCTTGAAAGAAACCAAGGGCAGTGAGGTCCAGGAGACAGAGATATCCCAGAAATCAAACCCTACCCCAGGTAAGTCTACATGAGAACTGCCATTCGTGTGTGCTGGATCTGGACTTGACTCCCAGGACATGTAAGGATTTACCCTTGTCTGTATCCTATTCAGAGAAAATAGATGAGATCAGTTTGATTACTCGGTGCAAAGGACTTCATGGTAATTGTGTGTCCAAAAGGTGATGGAGGTGGACAGAAGGAAGATTGTCCGTGCCAGAAAAAGTTAACTTTCTTTTTCCATGGCTGCTAAACTAAGCATGGTCAGGGAGCCAGAGTATCTGTAGAGGAggatactacacacacacagacacacagacacacacacacacacacacacacaccaggcttcAGAGTGGCAGAGGTAAAGCCCAACTCCATCTCAACTTTTCCCAGCAAATGAGTTTAAAACTATGCCTAGCAGATGAATTATATACTACAGGGATAAAATGAGGCTGAAGAGCACATGACATCGGAAGTGTTCAGAAGTGAATAGCAGGTACGCTAACCGCTATTGCTCTCGGATGGCAGGATGCTGTCCCTGACCCCTTTTCCCCAACCAGGCCTCTCTGTAGCCCTGCCTCTCTAAGCTCCGGGGTTCACAGTTTTCCTATGGTGAGATGACATGAGGATGCTCAGTGAGGTGGCACTTGCCTGCTCCTGCCCAGTTCCTCCTATTGAGATATCTCTGTCCTTGACCAAAAATGTGGAAATAATCCACGATCCAGCCATCCCTTCCAGTACCACCATGATCCTGAaaatgagggaaagaaaagatCATCAGTTCCGATGTCCCATGGAGTGAAGTGCAAACTTCCTGGGGCTTCTTTGGGGGAGTGGAAAGTTCAGGGCCAGAAGAAACTGGAAGACAGATTATATACACTAATGACTGGGACAAGGGCTCTGTTGCTACACAATCCAGATCCTAACTCCAGAACAGCCATGAGCAAGCTGTGTGGTCATAGGCCAATTACACAGCTTCTCTGTCTCCAGTTTACTGAGAAGCTGCCATGAGGTTTCTATGGCTTACTTTGTAAGTGACTTCAGATAATTGACTTCCTTCAGATAAAAGGCCAGTCACAGGAAAGGCTAAATAcacatattttgttgttttgttatacACTGTTAGTTATTTTTCAAGATGAGGGGCTCAAAGGAAGGCTTAGACCTATTTAATTGAGGGTGATCTTGAACCCCAGTCTCCCCTGTCTCCAccctcaagtctctcaagtgCATACACCACCTCACTCAGCTCAAATATCTTGTTCTCACATTATTCAAATAATATGCAGCACagatggtggtttttttttttgtttgtttttttgttttgttttgttttgttttccgagacagggtttctctgtgtagctctggctgtcctggaatacactttgtagaccaggctggcctcaaactcagaaatccacctgctcccaagtgctgggattaaaggcatgcgccaccaccacctggcacagaTAGTGattttgatgatttaaaaaaaaaaaaaaaactaggtgctggtggcccatgcctttgattccaACACTCAGAGGGAGAGGTAGGGAGATCTTTGAGCTCTAGGCCactttggtctacagagtgagttcaggaatGCCAAagatgtacagagaaaccctgtctcataaaatgaaagaaagagaaaaagaagaccgggaagtggtggcacacacctttaatcccagcacttgggaggcagaggcaggtggatttctgagtttgaggccagcctggtctacagagtgagttccagtacagccagggctacacagagaaaccctgtctcaaagagagagagagagagagagagagagagagagagagagagagagagagagagagagagagagagaggaagaaagaaagaaagaaagaaagaaagaaagaaagaaagaaagaaagaaagaaaggaaggaaggaaggaaggaaggaagaaagaaaggaaggaaggaaggaaggaaggcttaaataaatgaaattcaaGTTAGGTGGCATAAGCCATTAATTCCAactttcaggaagcagagacgACTAGACTGGACTACACAGCCAGACTGTAGGTccaatacaaaaaataaaaatactgacatTCTTTGACATACACATCTCTGGCTCTTGTTATCAAAGTGTGGAGACAgactatgtgtgtctatgcacagGCTCTGTACATATATAGCCACACACAGTATTATGGACCACAGAAATTCCCCAGATCTGTTCCTAGTGCAACCTGGGAGGCCCTTTTTGCCTTCGGATTACTGAAATTAACACATATGTTAGGCAAAGGTGTCCGGATGCATGGCAGGTGATGTGGGCTGGAGCCCTGCGTTCCCAGCCATTAGGTTTTTTATAGGGGTACCAgcaagctacatcctcagccctatTCCCGGTCACTGGACTGAGGATCACTTGAGCATAAGAGTTCAAGGACAATTCGTGATACAGAGAGACTGCATCAAAAcgagaagtaaataaaaaaaaaaaaagttggtagAAAATGAACTGTCAGTGAACAGCCTGAGATCTGTGATCCTGTGCAAGTTAAGTACTGCTAAGGAGGGATGTCTGCAGAGACCGGGCAAGTCCCCTTGGGCTCACAGGGCAAGTCAGCCTTTAACCCTGTGACTGTGACAGCACAGGACAAGGCAATCCCCTTTGGTTCGTTCACAAAGGTTATTGGTCATTTCTGCGGGTTTTGAAGATCCGCAGTGAGGTCACAGCTAAGCGACCTCTGTGACGtcacaaagacaaagaaacctTCTTGTCCAGAGAGACCAGCTTTGCGTCCTAAGCGTCCCCTCGCAAAAACAAGAAATGAGAAATTGCAAATGGGTGGGATTCTGGGTAGAAAGGACCACGTGAGCTCAGTACCACTCCTCACTCATCCTGCTCCTTCTCTCACTAACTTACCAAAACAGCTGCAGGGTGCCGGCCTCAGCGGTGCACAGCGCCCCGTAGCGCAAGGCCCATAATTAGAGGGGTGTGAAACCGCGAAGTCCTGGGCCACTAGGGCCAAAACCTGCGAGTTGACTGTCTTAAGTCGCCGGTGCTCCGGGATGCTCCCACACTTACCTGATCAGTTTTCCGCAAAATGGGCGGAACCACGTGGCTCCGGAAGTACCGACGAGTGTGGTGGTCCAGTTGAGGGTTATAAGGCGGAATTGCTGACCACAGCTTGGGTCTCAAGATGCTGTAGGCATGGGCCATTGTGCTCACAGCCACCCCATCCAAAACAAAAGCTTTTTCGAGTCGCTGAGGACTATCATAACGAGCCATCCTAACCGCAGCAGCCTCTGAGTCTGAGGGCTTTCTGAGGTAGAGAGCCTTAGAAGAGGACTTCACTGAGCATTGTTACGTCCATCAGTTACCTCCCTGAGACACAATCCCTATTGTTATTTCAGGGTCCCCACCACGCCCAATTTATCGTGATGCTGGGATTTAACCCAAGGAAGACTTCATCCATATACATAGCAGGAAAGCACTCTATATCAAACTGTGCTACAACCAGTCTTTTGCTTACACACACGTTCTAacatttcatatgtatatgagtgcaggtgTGCCCGAGTGAGAGCTGGGAGGTAAAGGAACAGGTGGCAGTGGCAGCACcccatgagaggcagaggcaggtggaactctgtagttccaagacagccagggctcacaCAAAGCCAAACCGAAACAAAACATGGTAATCCATCAGTTCCTCTGCAAGGCAGTGCAGTCCAACATCTCCAGCCTCTCCACTCTATTAAAAGTGTACACTTCATTAAACTTCTTGGCTGACTTTCCCCCACTTGGCCACAATTCAGAGAATCTTCTCAGAACCCTCATAAGTTTAGTATAAGTAACTAAGGTTTAGATATGTCTCTGCAAACCAGGCATGGCAGGGCTCAATTGTATCCTCCTATTTGGAAAATGTCCTTGAATCCCACCCTCAACTACAATTTGGTgtcaacctgagttcagattGCCCCCTTCCCTACCTCTAATTGAGCAAGTCTAGTTGCAGAACCTAAGACCAAAATTCAACTCTTCCAAATCCCCTAATACCACTTTTGGAAAACTATTTTGGGTAGTTCAAGCTAGCCTCAAGTTTCTGATAGCTCCTAGTGTTGCtattacaggcatgcgccacaGGTAGAATCAATTCTTTACTTAGCACTTGCACTTGGCTACTTAGTCCAGTAGGGCCTCAAACATGTAGTGACTCTGCTGGTTTCAAGGAACACAGCGAAGGACTTATGTTCACATCTTTTATgccagtactggggaggtagagaccaGCCTCATCCAAAGACTTCCAGGGCTCCTTTAGAGAGACCttatcttggaaaaataaaaggcaggggctggagaagactgctcagtggttaagagcaatgtctgctcttccagaggttgagttcaattcccagcaaccacatggtggctcacaaccatctgtaatgggatcagatgtcctcttctggtgtgtctgaggacagctacagtgtatttaataTAAACATTTGCCGAGTGCAGACCTATAAATCTCAACACTGGGGGGGCAGAATACTGTCTACTCTTACAGACGACATGGGGCTCAAATGACACCTGTAACTCAAGTTAAAGGCACTGTATACAGGGGTggtacacacatactcacccacACAAAGCAGAAGCATGTAGATCTCTTATGAACTTAAAGTCagtcaggggctagagagatggctcagcggttaagagcactgactgctcttccaaaggtcctgagttcaaatcccagcaaccagatggtggctcacaaccatctgtaacaagatgttgccctcttctggagtctctgagtacagctacagtgtacttacatataataaagtcAGCCAAAGGTGGCTAACTATAGCAAATACTACACATGGTCAGGTTGGCCCTGaacatagagatctgtctgcaaGTAGATGGACACCACCATGCATGAACCTCCCATACATACTTAATTCTGTTAACAttatttcccattcttttttaaagaattatatgtatacaacatTCTGCCTGAATGattgcaggccagaagagggcaccagatcctattatagatggttatgagccatgtggtttgctgagaattgaactcaggacctctggaccaaaagccagtgctcttaacccctgagccatccctcttttcattttttgtttgtgtttttcgagacagggtttctcttgtgtagccctggctgtcctggtactcactctgtaggccaggctggcctcaaactcagaaatcgaaatcggcctgcctctgcctcccaagtgctgggattaaaggcatgggccaccactgcaggctttattttttaattcttaaagaaGTTCACAAGTGTTAAATACCTTAACCACATAGGAAAGATGACCTTTGGCTAGATGACCAGATCACCTAAGCAACTGCACTCAAGCACAGGGGCAGGGGCTCCTGCACACAACACCGCTCTATTCAAGTGGTCATTCAGGCTCATGTTAGGTTACCTTATTTCCAAGGTTGTTCTCACTGAAGCACTCACATCACTCTATTTTAGGGACCCAAAACACATGTCTGTATACAATATGCACCTGGTTTCAGTAGAGACTAGAAAgaggcatgttttttttttttttgttttgttttttagagacagggtttctctgtgtagccctggctgatctggaactcactatgtggaccaggctggcctcaaactcagaaatccgcctgcctctgcctcccaagtgctgggattaaaggcgtgtggtttttttgttttgttttttaattcaagtTAGAGCCACCATGTGTGCCTTGAGATATGAACCTTCTGTCTTCTAGAACAGCCAGTGAATAATCTTCATAGCTGATCCATCTGGATGGACAGCCCCTAGAGATAACCCTTACTTAATGCCCAGAGGTGAAATTTACAAGTTTCCTCCTGCAAACCTGATATTGGTAAAGGTGTCAAGACCAGTTCTCAGAACAAgactttttaatgaatatattttacaaatacactGGAAAATTATGCAATGCTTCCTGCATTAGATGCAATCCTGGGCCACAAGTCTGCACACTCCTTTGCCACTGGACCTGTGATAGCAGAACCTGCGGAAGAGAAGACAGGTCAGACAGGGTCCTTGTTCCCAGGGTCACCTGGCAGAGACACAGTGATGGCTTAAATCGCTTCATACCTTTCATCTCCCCTTTATTGTTTACTATGACGCCTGCGttatcttcaaaataaagaaacaccCCATCTTTTCTTCGATATGACTTTCGTTGTCGAATTACCACTGCTGGATGTACTAAGGACAAAAAAGGGTGGCAGTTACTAAGGAGAAAAACCTCTCCACAGAATGTTCTCACCATGAAGTTCCCATCACCTACTCTCAAGGATGAGAATTAATGCAAACACCCAACACCCCTTAAATGGCTGTATTTGTACAGCAGGAGAAACATGTTCTTTTCCAAGGATAATTCCAAAATGTAACATAGGCACCATTTGCTCGCCATGCTTCCACACACATCTACAGCCCAATCGATAGGCCTTGTCCTACAAACTATGCATATGTTGACCTACGAATGTTAATTAAGCCAAATAAAATTGTACTTCCAAGTGTTAAATTTTACATATAGCACCTTGTTGCCAACCACACACTCAAAGACAAGCCATTACTAGTGCTTGCTGTGTGTGTATCAATCTATGTAGACAGGATTCTGCTACTGTGCCCACTGAAGTTCCACTCATAGTTTTAAACTTTGACTTTCCCCAGTTGTCCATTATTAAATCACCTCAGAAAAAAGTggcatttgcattttaaaattatgcattaaGGATGTTTCCAGCACATGCTATTTTAATGGGTAAAATCAACTAAACAGCCAACACTACAGGGACTATTTAGAAAATTGTACAGCCACTTACACTTCAGGGCCTCACTGAAGTCAGACAGGACACATAACAATATGACCCATCTATTGAAAGTCTAAGAGCTGGAAGCTGGGGTCTCACTAGTACCCACAAGTGCTTTTCTGTGTTAGGGACTGATTAAGGCCTTTCACACTAGGCCAAATCGTCTACCATTCAGTTACTcagggggctggacagatggctcagtggttaagagcattgactgctcttccagaggctcagatttcaattcccagcaaccacatagtggctcacaaccatctgtaatgggatctgatgccctcttctggtgtgtctgaagacagctacagtacagtcaagtaaataaaccttaaaaaaacaacaaaaacaaaaactgaacctAGAGTTTCTCAGGCAAGCCCTGAACTTACAACCTCCTTGCCTAAGTCTCCAGACCTGGAATTAAGTCTGGTACCACTTAGCCTGTTTAAAAGTAGGTAAGAAATCAGACTACaggcctggctgtggtggcacacacctttaatccaag
This window contains:
- the CUNH17orf98 gene encoding uncharacterized protein C17orf98 homolog, whose protein sequence is MARYDSPQRLEKAFVLDGVAVSTMAHAYSILRPKLWSAIPPYNPQLDHHTRRYFRSHVVPPILRKTDQDHGGTGRDGWIVDYFHIFGQGQRYLNRRNWAGAGHSPQQVSGHDYYNANPKAITTGLNGRFGYRRNTPALRQHTSVFGEVTPFPIF